Genomic segment of Blastopirellula marina:
ACCTGCTGGCATCGAGGTGGGGACACCATCCACGCTTACCAAACCTGCGTCCAACTCCGAGTTGATTGACGCGATCTGCGCCGTCTATGAAACCGTCACCGATGATCCAGCCGAACAGTTGCTAAAAGAGGCTGCCGATCAGCGGGCATTGCATGTCTTGCTGGCCGACGATGCCCCAGTTAACCAGGAAGTGGCCAAGGGCATTCTGGAGCTGTTCGGTCATACCTGTCAGGTAGCAGGAACCGGCAAAGAAGCCCTCGATCTCTATCAGCAAGGCGCGTTCGACGTCGTGCTGATGGACTTGGAAATGCCTGAAATGGACGGTACCCAGGCAACCTACGCTATCCGAAAATGGGAAGAAGAAAACGGACGCCGAACACCCATTGTCGCCATGACCGCCCACGCAATCAGTGGCGTGCGCGAACAGTGTTTGGCGGCTGGGATGGATCACTACTTGTGCAAACCGATCCAGCCAGAGTTACTCAAGCAACTGCTGGACGATGTTTCGTCGTCGAATTCGGTTTGGACAGCTTCGTGATTCTTACGTCATGATTTCCTTGACTACGCGAGCAGGCTCGACACCGGTCAGTCGCATGTCGAGTCCCTGAAACTTCACGCTCAGATGCTCGGGACTAATGCCCAGCATATGCAGCATGGTCGCGTGAAGATCTCGGACGTGAACAACATTCTCGACCGAGTTGTAACCCAGGTCGTCGGTCGCTCCATAGGTGAGGCCACCTTTCACCGGACCACCAGCGAGCCACATGCTGAAACCCTTGATATGGTGATCGCGACCGACGTTCCCTTTATTCGACTGCGACATCGGTGTACGACCGAACTCACCACCCCAAATGATCAGGGTGTCTTCCAACATTCCACGTTGTTTCAAGTCAGTCAGTAAGGCATACGTCGGCTTGTCGGTCAGGTTGCAACAGACGTCCATGTACTGTGCTAAACCGTTGTGGTGATCCCAGCCGCGATGATAGAGGTGAATGAAGCGAACGCCACGTTCAGCAAGTCGTCGAGCAAGCAAGCAGTTCGAGGCATACGATCCGTCTCCTGGCTTGGCTCCGTACATATCGAGAATATGCTGAGGTTCGTCCGACATATCGGTCAGCTCTGGCACCGACATCTGCATACGGAAAGCCATCTCGTAAGCGGCTATTCGGTTCGCAATTTCTGGATCGCCAATCGCATTCTGATGATGACGGTTCAAATCGCCGATTGCATCAACCAAGTGACGCTGCTGACCAACACCAACACCGTTCGGGCTGCGAACGTAGTTCACGGGATCACCGGTCGAGCTGAACTGCACGCCTTGATAGCGACTCGGCAGGAATCCACTTCCCCATTGTCGGGCGGCGATCGGTTGAGGGTTTCGACCACCTACGCTCGATAGGACCACGAAGCCTGGTAGTTCATCGGTTTCGCTGCCGATGCCATAGTTCACCCAGGCACCCATCGACGGGCGACCGCTAATCACCGTGCCCGTGTTCATGAACGTGTGAGCCGGGTCATGATTGATCTGCTCGGTAACAAGCGAACGAACGATGCAGATGTCGTCCGCCATCTTCGCGTGCCACGGCAAGTAGTCACTGATCTCTTGGCCACTTTGGCCATACTTCTTGAACTTGGTAATCGATCCTAGGCACTTCAATTCCTTGCCTTGAAGCTGCGCGATCGGCTGCCCATCGGTATACGAGGACGGAACTGGCTTGCCATCCATCTTCGACAAGATTGGTTTGTTGTCGAAAGTCTCCAAATGGGACGGGCCACCTGCCATGCACAGGAAGATGACACGCTTGACCTTCTGGGGCAGGTCGGGAAATTGAGGCTGACCTGGCACGCCTCGAGGTTGGTCGCCCGTTTTGGCCGCTTGTCCGTCACTTGCTAAAAGAGAGGACAACGCAGCCGAGCCAAGTCCAACGCCGGATCGGGTGAGAAACGTGCGACGATTAAGTTGCATCGGATGAAAGTTAGACATGTCTGCCCCGTTTCTTAATTGCGAGTGATGAATTCGTCGAGATTGAAGATGACACGCGCCACCTGAGTCCAGGCAGCGAGTTCGGCAAGTTCCAAGGTGTCGTCGGTTGGTTTCAAACCGATCGCAAGTAACTTGGCAGCCGCCGCCGGATCTTTCTCATAAATCTGGCGGTTCTCATTCAAGATTTGTGTCAGGATTTGCTTCTCCGCTTCGTCTGGTTCTCGGGAAAGAGCCAGTTTGTAAGCGACGTCGAAGCGAGATTGGTCGTTGGTATCGGCCTGGGTCAAGATTCGCGAGGCAAACTCGCGGGCCGCCTCGATGTACGTCGGATCGTTCAGCAGCGCCAACGCGGCGAGCGGCGTGTTTGATGTCGGACGTTGGACCGTGCATTCTTCGCGCGTCGGAGCATCGAAGGCCATCAAGCTTGGGTGAACAAACTGGCGTTGCCAATGAACATAGACGCCTCGCCGCCACTGCTGTTCGTTCTCGTCCGCATGGTAGGTCCGTTGTGGAAAGTTTAAGTTGCGGTAATATCCCGTCGGCTGGTATGGCTTGGCACTGGGGCCGCCGTATTCCAGGTTCAGCAGTCCGCTCACCGCGAGGGCATTATCTCGGATCATTTCCGCTGATAGCCGATGGCGAAGCTGATGGGTGTAAAGTCGGTTGTAAGGATCTTTCTCTCGGGCCTCGGCGCTGGCCTGCGATGACTGCTGATAGGCGGCCGTCATCACCATCTCCTTGACCATGCGCTTCATATCCCAGCCATGCTCGTAGAAATCGATCGCCAGATGATCAAGCAGTTCGGGATGGACCGGTGGTTCGCCTTGGCCACCGAAGTCGCCCAGGCTCGAAGATAAACCTATGCCGTAGAACAAATACCACAAGCGGTTCACGAAGACACGTGAAGTCAATGCACCGGAACCTTGCTTGGTATCGACCAGCCAATTCGCGAGATCGAGCCGTGAAGCACGCTTGTCGTTGGTGTTAATTGAACCAAGGAACACAGGGACCGCCGGGGTAACAACAGCACCCGTTTCATCGAGCCAATTGCCACGTGGTAGAACACGCATCGTTCGTGGTTCGATCGATTCCGTCACCATCGTCAGCCGGGCCGACGCGTTCAACGCGTCGATCTGCTCTTGCAAGCGTTTTACCTCGTCCGTGGCAGACCCTTCTGGCATCTGATCGAGTTCCGCTTGAAGGCGAGTCAGTTCGGCCCGCTCTCGCTTGGACAAAACCTTGATTTCGGGAGGACGCTTCGTGGGTAACGCGTTGGTTCCCACTTTGAAGTGCTTCGCTTCATCCACATCCGCAAAGAATGCGGCCAGCGAATAGAAATCGGTGATGGTGTAAGGATCGTACTTGTGCGAGTGGCATTGCGCGCAACCGACGGTGGCGCCCATCCAAACTTGCGAGACGTTACGAACCCGGTCGGCGGCATAAATCGCCAGGTATTCTTTCTCTTGAAGTCCACCTTCGTGCGTGGTCTGCAACAAGCGGTTGTAACCGGAGGCGATTTTTTGATCGATCGAGCTATTAGGAATCAGGTCGCCAGCAAGCTGCTCTCGCGTGAACTGATCGAACGGCTTGTTGTCGTTAAAGGCATCAAGAACGTAGTCGCGGTAGGGGGAAATGTTGTGATCTTGGTCACCGTGGTAACCGACCGTGTCTGCAAAGCGAACCAAGTCCAGCCAGTAAGCAGCCATCCGTTCGCCGTAACGATCGGAAGCGAGCAGGCGATCTACCACCTTCTCGAATGCTTCCGGCGACTCGTCATTAACAAACGCTTCGACCTCTTCCGCCGTTGGGGGAAGCCCCGTCAGGTCGAAGGTCACTCGACGAATTAAGGTAACCTTGTCCGCTTTGGGCGAGGGAGCAAACCCTTCTGCCTCCATTTGAGCGAGTAGATATCGATCGATCTCGCTCTTTGCCCAATCTTGATGCGCAACTTCTGGAACGGGCGTCGACTTGGGAGGAACGTACGCCCAATGTTGTTCAAACGGGGCACCTTCTTCAATCCAACGCCGTAGCGTGGCGACTTGCTCAGGCGTAAGTTTCTTGCCCGATTCGACTGGTGGCATCCGCATGTCTTCGTCGGCAACGATACGGGCAAAGAATTCACTTGAGTCGACGTCGCCAGGAACGATCACGCTTTCGGTCGCGCTCTTCTGGTCGTCCAGACGTAAGTCGGCCTCACGGTGATCCGGATCAGGGCCGTGGCAATAAAAACAATTCTCGGAAAGGATCGGCCGTACGTCACGATTGTAGTCGAGCGGCTTCTCTCCCCAGGCGGGGCTGGAAACCAGCAACAGGATGCCGGTAGTCCACGAAAACGTAGATAGGGTGTGCCTACACATATGCGGGTATTGCTTTGTTATCGGTGAGATTAGGTTTCGGGGGAGCTCGTCATTGCTTCGTAATGACGCTTCACTTGTTCTGGCGCTAAGGCCTTATCATAGATGGCGATCTCGTCGATCTGCCCTTCAAATTGTCGAAAAGTACGAGACGAATCGATCTGGCCTACGACCACAGTGTAGGCCAAGTCATCGTTGAAGCTCAACGCGTCGGAGATGCCTTTATGCTGACCGTTGACGTAGAGGTGTGTTCCTTCATTCGTCTTCACGGCCACAACATGCGTCCATAAACCAGGAATGCACGAATTCGGGCTGAACGAGTTCAAACCGCCAGCGTAAGTCTTGGCAGGATAGCGGTAAAGCATCCGCACTGTGGCGGGACGATGGACGAGGTTGGTGCGATTCGCATATTCCAATAAACATAGGTGAGTCTGTCGTTCTGGGTCTTCTTGTTCCACAGGCAGAACACCCAGGAAAGTCCCCCAGTGCATCCGGTGAGCCCGAACCCAGAACTCGAGGGTGAACGAGCCCTTGTTCATCCCTTCGATCGGTTCGCTCAACTTCAAGTAGCGTCGTTCTCGGCTGCGTTTGAACTCCAAGGTTCCCTGCCCCATCATCAGCGAGTTATCACTCGCGAGATGAAGTTGACCGGCGTACCGATCCGACATGTGATTACGGACTAAGTCTCCTTCGATATCGCCATCCTCAAAACGCCAATAAACGATCGGCTTCTCTTGCTTGATCATCGCGGCGTAACGAGTCGAAGGGTAGAGCGAAACATCGTCGACCGGCATCACTGCGGTGCGTGATGCCTCGTTGAAGGCTGCCGAAATAACTTCAAGCTTCGTGCCCTGAAAAATGGCGGTATGGTCGGCAGAAACAAGCTCGTTCAAAAGAGTATCGCCGTTGTCCCCTAACATCGAAGCCATCACATCGCCATGGTAAACATCGATATGCCCCGAGTCATCGGGATCGACACGGTAAACGAATTCACTCGATCCATTCGCGATCGCCGACACCGGACCGTTGAGATAAAAGTGTCTGGTTTCCGGAGGGGTAAGGACCGATGTTTGGCCACTTACCAAGGTCGCTTCCATTTCGGAAATCAGGTGCAATTCAGCAGGCCCGGTGACCTGAACCCGCACGCCGGAAACGAATTCCAATTGGATCCGGCCTCGATTCAAGCGGAGCATGCCGGGCTTCACGCGGTCGCCTACTGAAAGTGTCTTGGCATAGGTATCGCCATCGCTTAGTTCGCTCTTGGAGACAACAATCGCGATCGGCCGCGGACCACTCAATTTCGACTCGGTGTAATCGACCATTGGCTTGCCGAACACCGCCACGCGTACCGGTTCGACAAAGATCACACTGGATAGGCCGACGAGCACAAGCAAGCTTAGCGCGATCGCAACTATCATGGGCCAGCGTCGAGCGTCGGTTTGACTCGAGTGAATCGGGATCGCTGGTGCCGAGAGGAGTTGGTGTTCCAGTTGTGCTTCTAGCTCTGCCTGTTCGACATAGGCTTGTCGAAACTGGGCATCGCTTAGCAGTCGATGTTCCAATTCGGCAAGTTGCTCTGGCGTGATCTGCGATTGAGCAACGCGATCGAACGCCAAACGAGCCTCTTGTTCGAGTTTATTGGACGGGGAAGTGGGCATGGAGTGACTTTGGGGGCTATTCATCAGACAACGCAACCCTCCGCCGCACACATTGGGCGAGTCGATCACGGATTCGGTCAAGACGCCGATAGAGCGTCTTCGAGGTTGTGTTGAGTGTCTGTGCTAAATCGTTGATGGTGGTGTCAGATTCGTAGCGAGATCGCAACAGGGCCAAATCACGGGGAATGAGTTGGTCAAGGCACTTCTGGAGTGCTTGGCATCTCGCGTCAAGTTTCTCGCGAGATGCTTCGTGCGTCTCCGCCAAGGTTTGCATGACGTTCTCGGAAAAGACCATGCGGTCCCGCGCGATCCTACGGCGGAATCGAAGGGTTTCAAAGTAAGCGAATCGCTGCGCCCAGGGGATGAATTCCCGCTCGGGATCGTATTCGTCGAACTTCTCCCATAACAAGATGGCCGTCGCCTGCCATACCTCTTCCGCGTCATCCAGTTTGGGTACCAGCGTGCGAATATAGCGCATCAAAGGACGCTCGGACTTCACGATCAACTCGACAAAAGGTGATCGATTGCTCCTAGTTTCACCAGGCTCAAGCATTCGCGAGTAGTAACGATGAAAAACGGTTTCGGTACGGGGCTACTTCTATTCTACCGGAGGAGCTCAAATTCCCCGGATAAATTAGTCAGATGGTCTATTTCGTGATACTTCAGAGGGGAAATAGAGAAAAGCGAGAAAGGTTGAAAAAAAATTGGGGAATCGAGATTTTCGCGGAAGAATACCTGCGACAGAAGATCTCGTTGTTAATCTCTTTCCGAATTTTGCCTGGTCTCTACGAACCTTATCCGAAAGGGCCATGCGGTATGAAATCGCATAACTCTCTACGTGGTTTCACTTTAGTGGAACTGTTGGTCGTCATCGCCATCATCGGTGTGCTCGTTTCGCTGTTGCTGCCAGCGGTACAACAAGCCCGGGAAGCTGCAAGGCGGATGCAGTGCACAAACAATATGAAGCAGCTTGGTATTGCCCTGCATACCTACCACGATCAGTTTTTAGGTTTCCCTCCAGGATCGGTTAGTTCAACGGTCCCGCGAAATGGGGGAGGGAGTGGGAATAGCTTTGGTTTTAGTTTCTACGGCTTGATGCTTCCCTTCATCGAACAAGGCCCGTTGTACGACAGTATGACCTTCGTCGGTGAGTCTCCTGGGTACATCAACGAAGGTTCTGGTAGTGCGGGCGATTTCAACCGCCAGTACATTCTGGCTGCCGGTGCTATCGATGTGATGCGATGTCCTTCGTCGACTGGTCCGATCCAAAGCGCGAGTTCTTACGCTCCAATGGCCCATTACGCTGGCATCTCCGGATGTGCCGAGCCAACTACCTTCACCGAAAACCGAATTTCCACGGTTACGGTCTCTGGTCAACCGACATTGCTATCTGGCGGTGGAATGATGTTGCCGAACTACTCGACCGGGTTCAAGTCGTGCACCGATGGTTCGTCGAACACGCTGATCTTGGGCGAGCTTTCCGGGGCTCTGAAGCGACTCGATGGTAGCTATTCCGAGCTTTCCGCTTCGGGAACAACCCATGGTTGGCCCATGGGGAACCGCGTAACGGGTTATCCACCGAATCTCGACAACGGTTCCAATAGCGACCAACGCTGCTTCAACATCAATACGATTCGCTATTCTCCCAACCAAGAACCGTTCGCATTTCAGGTGTTCCCTGGGATGGCCAGTAACGTTGGAGCCAACAATCCGCTGACCTCGCGACATCCTGGCGGTGTGATGGTTTGTCATGCGGATGGTTCGATTCACTTTCTGCCGGAAACAGTTAACCTCGAAACACTCAAGCAGATGGCAACTCGCGACGACGGTCGGGTGG
This window contains:
- a CDS encoding DUF1501 domain-containing protein; this translates as MSNFHPMQLNRRTFLTRSGVGLGSAALSSLLASDGQAAKTGDQPRGVPGQPQFPDLPQKVKRVIFLCMAGGPSHLETFDNKPILSKMDGKPVPSSYTDGQPIAQLQGKELKCLGSITKFKKYGQSGQEISDYLPWHAKMADDICIVRSLVTEQINHDPAHTFMNTGTVISGRPSMGAWVNYGIGSETDELPGFVVLSSVGGRNPQPIAARQWGSGFLPSRYQGVQFSSTGDPVNYVRSPNGVGVGQQRHLVDAIGDLNRHHQNAIGDPEIANRIAAYEMAFRMQMSVPELTDMSDEPQHILDMYGAKPGDGSYASNCLLARRLAERGVRFIHLYHRGWDHHNGLAQYMDVCCNLTDKPTYALLTDLKQRGMLEDTLIIWGGEFGRTPMSQSNKGNVGRDHHIKGFSMWLAGGPVKGGLTYGATDDLGYNSVENVVHVRDLHATMLHMLGISPEHLSVKFQGLDMRLTGVEPARVVKEIMT
- a CDS encoding PSD1 and planctomycete cytochrome C domain-containing protein, which codes for MCRHTLSTFSWTTGILLLVSSPAWGEKPLDYNRDVRPILSENCFYCHGPDPDHREADLRLDDQKSATESVIVPGDVDSSEFFARIVADEDMRMPPVESGKKLTPEQVATLRRWIEEGAPFEQHWAYVPPKSTPVPEVAHQDWAKSEIDRYLLAQMEAEGFAPSPKADKVTLIRRVTFDLTGLPPTAEEVEAFVNDESPEAFEKVVDRLLASDRYGERMAAYWLDLVRFADTVGYHGDQDHNISPYRDYVLDAFNDNKPFDQFTREQLAGDLIPNSSIDQKIASGYNRLLQTTHEGGLQEKEYLAIYAADRVRNVSQVWMGATVGCAQCHSHKYDPYTITDFYSLAAFFADVDEAKHFKVGTNALPTKRPPEIKVLSKRERAELTRLQAELDQMPEGSATDEVKRLQEQIDALNASARLTMVTESIEPRTMRVLPRGNWLDETGAVVTPAVPVFLGSINTNDKRASRLDLANWLVDTKQGSGALTSRVFVNRLWYLFYGIGLSSSLGDFGGQGEPPVHPELLDHLAIDFYEHGWDMKRMVKEMVMTAAYQQSSQASAEAREKDPYNRLYTHQLRHRLSAEMIRDNALAVSGLLNLEYGGPSAKPYQPTGYYRNLNFPQRTYHADENEQQWRRGVYVHWQRQFVHPSLMAFDAPTREECTVQRPTSNTPLAALALLNDPTYIEAAREFASRILTQADTNDQSRFDVAYKLALSREPDEAEKQILTQILNENRQIYEKDPAAAAKLLAIGLKPTDDTLELAELAAWTQVARVIFNLDEFITRN
- a CDS encoding LamG-like jellyroll fold domain-containing protein is translated as MPTSPSNKLEQEARLAFDRVAQSQITPEQLAELEHRLLSDAQFRQAYVEQAELEAQLEHQLLSAPAIPIHSSQTDARRWPMIVAIALSLLVLVGLSSVIFVEPVRVAVFGKPMVDYTESKLSGPRPIAIVVSKSELSDGDTYAKTLSVGDRVKPGMLRLNRGRIQLEFVSGVRVQVTGPAELHLISEMEATLVSGQTSVLTPPETRHFYLNGPVSAIANGSSEFVYRVDPDDSGHIDVYHGDVMASMLGDNGDTLLNELVSADHTAIFQGTKLEVISAAFNEASRTAVMPVDDVSLYPSTRYAAMIKQEKPIVYWRFEDGDIEGDLVRNHMSDRYAGQLHLASDNSLMMGQGTLEFKRSRERRYLKLSEPIEGMNKGSFTLEFWVRAHRMHWGTFLGVLPVEQEDPERQTHLCLLEYANRTNLVHRPATVRMLYRYPAKTYAGGLNSFSPNSCIPGLWTHVVAVKTNEGTHLYVNGQHKGISDALSFNDDLAYTVVVGQIDSSRTFRQFEGQIDEIAIYDKALAPEQVKRHYEAMTSSPET
- a CDS encoding sigma-70 family RNA polymerase sigma factor translates to MLEPGETRSNRSPFVELIVKSERPLMRYIRTLVPKLDDAEEVWQATAILLWEKFDEYDPEREFIPWAQRFAYFETLRFRRRIARDRMVFSENVMQTLAETHEASREKLDARCQALQKCLDQLIPRDLALLRSRYESDTTINDLAQTLNTTSKTLYRRLDRIRDRLAQCVRRRVALSDE
- a CDS encoding DUF1559 domain-containing protein, with the protein product MKSHNSLRGFTLVELLVVIAIIGVLVSLLLPAVQQAREAARRMQCTNNMKQLGIALHTYHDQFLGFPPGSVSSTVPRNGGGSGNSFGFSFYGLMLPFIEQGPLYDSMTFVGESPGYINEGSGSAGDFNRQYILAAGAIDVMRCPSSTGPIQSASSYAPMAHYAGISGCAEPTTFTENRISTVTVSGQPTLLSGGGMMLPNYSTGFKSCTDGSSNTLILGELSGALKRLDGSYSELSASGTTHGWPMGNRVTGYPPNLDNGSNSDQRCFNINTIRYSPNQEPFAFQVFPGMASNVGANNPLTSRHPGGVMVCHADGSIHFLPETVNLETLKQMATRDDGRVAANN